A window from Jatrophihabitans sp. encodes these proteins:
- a CDS encoding acyl-CoA desaturase: MTMLEDTPGAAQPSPNLQDGQPGAKPMISGHKSLLEQILLYVFVVVPFLALLAAVPLAWGWGIGWTELSLAVGFYVVSALGITVGFHRYFTHGAFKANRGLKIALAIAGSLAIEGPVIRWVADHRRHHAFSDREGDPHSPWRFGQSASGLVKGFWYAHLGWMFDSERTNQAKYAPDLQADPDLVRIDRQFPFWVAFTLLAPAVLGGLITWSWTGALSAYFWASLVRVCLLHHVTWSINSVCHMIGERPYASRDRSANFWPLAILSMGESWHNSHHADPTCARHGVDRGQLDISARTIWLFEKLGWASEVRWPRRDRFDKLAARRAAERAEERVAA, from the coding sequence ATGACGATGCTCGAGGACACGCCGGGCGCCGCCCAGCCGAGCCCCAACCTGCAGGACGGCCAGCCGGGGGCCAAGCCGATGATCTCGGGCCACAAGAGCCTTCTGGAGCAGATCTTGCTCTACGTGTTCGTGGTGGTGCCGTTCCTGGCGCTGCTGGCCGCCGTCCCGCTGGCTTGGGGCTGGGGAATCGGTTGGACCGAGCTGAGCCTGGCGGTCGGGTTCTACGTGGTGTCCGCGCTCGGGATCACGGTGGGCTTTCATCGCTACTTCACCCACGGCGCGTTCAAGGCCAACCGGGGACTCAAGATCGCGCTGGCGATCGCCGGCTCGCTGGCCATCGAGGGCCCGGTCATCCGCTGGGTCGCCGACCACCGGCGCCACCACGCCTTCTCCGACCGGGAGGGCGACCCGCACTCGCCGTGGCGTTTCGGCCAGTCGGCCAGCGGGCTCGTCAAGGGCTTCTGGTACGCCCATCTGGGCTGGATGTTCGACTCCGAGCGCACCAACCAGGCCAAGTACGCCCCCGACCTGCAGGCCGATCCGGACCTGGTGCGGATCGACAGGCAGTTCCCGTTCTGGGTGGCCTTCACCCTGCTGGCCCCGGCGGTGCTGGGCGGGTTGATCACCTGGTCCTGGACCGGCGCGCTGAGCGCCTACTTCTGGGCCTCGCTGGTGCGGGTGTGCCTGCTGCACCACGTGACCTGGTCCATCAACTCGGTCTGTCACATGATCGGCGAGCGGCCCTACGCCTCCCGTGACAGGTCGGCGAACTTCTGGCCGCTGGCGATCCTGAGCATGGGGGAGTCCTGGCACAACAGCCACCACGCCGACCCGACCTGCGCCCGGCACGGCGTCGACCGCGGCCAGCTCGACATCTCGGCCCGGACGATCTGGCTGTTCGAGAAGCTCGGCTGGGCCAGCGAGGTCCGCTGGCCGCGCCGGGACCGGTTCGACAAGCTCGCCGCCCGCCGGGCAGCCGAGCGCGCCGAGGAGCGGGTCGCCGCCTGA
- a CDS encoding transglycosylase family protein — protein sequence MRTSILARRALVTAGAAAVSLGVLAAPASAAAPNDWDAVAQCESSGNWSINTGNGYYGGLQFDSGTWLSNGGGAYASRADLATREQQIAVATNLYNARGASPWPVCGQRL from the coding sequence ATGCGCACGTCCATCCTCGCCCGCCGGGCTCTCGTCACCGCCGGCGCGGCCGCCGTCTCGCTCGGGGTGCTGGCCGCCCCGGCGTCGGCTGCCGCCCCGAACGACTGGGACGCCGTCGCCCAGTGCGAGTCCAGCGGCAACTGGTCGATCAACACCGGCAACGGCTACTACGGCGGCCTGCAGTTCGACTCGGGCACCTGGCTGTCCAACGGCGGCGGGGCCTACGCCTCGCGAGCCGACCTGGCCACGCGCGAGCAGCAGATCGCGGTGGCGACCAACCTGTACAACGCCCGGGGCGCCAGCCCATGGCCTGTCTGCGGACAGCGTCTTTAG
- a CDS encoding TetR/AcrR family transcriptional regulator, whose amino-acid sequence MTDSQSRPRVRMTGKERREQLLDVGRALFAEKGFEVTSIEEIATRAGVSKPVVYEHFGGKEGLYAVVVDREMRNLMEAVTSALTGTNPRALVEQAALALLTYIEEQTDGFRILVRDSPVATSTGTFSSLLNDIASQVEYILVREFSARKLNPKLAGMYAQMLVGMVALTGQWWLEVRKPKREEVAAHLVNLGWNGLRGLEAKPKLSLDS is encoded by the coding sequence GTGACCGACAGCCAGAGCAGGCCCCGGGTTCGGATGACCGGCAAAGAGCGGCGGGAGCAACTGCTGGACGTCGGGCGGGCGCTGTTCGCGGAGAAGGGCTTCGAGGTCACCTCGATCGAAGAGATCGCCACCCGCGCCGGGGTCAGCAAGCCGGTGGTCTACGAGCACTTCGGCGGCAAGGAAGGCCTGTACGCGGTGGTGGTGGACCGCGAGATGCGCAATCTGATGGAAGCGGTCACCTCGGCGTTGACCGGCACCAACCCCCGGGCGCTGGTCGAGCAGGCGGCCCTGGCGCTGCTCACCTACATCGAGGAGCAGACCGACGGCTTCCGGATCCTGGTCCGGGACTCCCCGGTGGCCACCAGCACCGGCACCTTCTCCTCGTTGCTCAACGACATCGCCAGCCAGGTCGAGTACATCCTGGTCCGCGAGTTCAGCGCCCGGAAGCTCAACCCCAAGCTGGCCGGCATGTACGCCCAGATGCTGGTGGGCATGGTGGCGCTGACCGGGCAGTGGTGGCTCGAGGTGCGCAAGCCCAAGCGCGAGGAGGTGGCCGCGCACCTGGTGAACCTGGGCTGGAACGGCCTGCGAGGCCTGGAGGCCAAGCCGAAGCTGTCACTGGACTCCTGA
- the kynU gene encoding kynureninase: MTDSPTTTAPDAAQDPSAGLAALAAPGAAGEDPLLSAARLADAGDELAGLRERFELPDGVVYLDGNSLGPLPRVVLPAVTELVRRQWGQDLITSWNVHDWWGLPGRVGDQLAGLIGAAEGQVMCGDSTSVQLFQAMTAACRLRPGRSTLLTDGVNFPSDQYLADSVGQLLGLRVVRLHPSELTAYLSEHGDQVAAVSFSLVDYRTGELFDAAGLTRATQAAGAVMVWDLCHAIGALPVALDEIGADLAVGCTYKYLNGGPGSPAFIYIAHRHQRHVQLPLTGWNGHREPFGLNGSYVPAESIEQARIGTPALLSMAALQAALAAFDGVGIDRVRAKSLALTQQVIEFADQRLARFGVEVVTPRRPELRGSQVSLRMPEAYQVCQALIERGVIGDFRAPDLLRLGFTPMYLSFTEVHQGMLTLAEILADGSYRQPRFAQRAAVT; encoded by the coding sequence ATGACCGATTCGCCGACCACCACCGCACCGGACGCAGCCCAGGACCCATCGGCCGGGCTGGCGGCGCTGGCAGCGCCGGGCGCCGCTGGCGAAGACCCGCTGCTGTCAGCGGCCCGGCTGGCCGACGCCGGTGACGAACTGGCCGGCCTGCGCGAGCGTTTCGAGCTCCCCGACGGCGTCGTCTACCTCGACGGCAACTCTCTGGGCCCGTTGCCACGGGTGGTGCTGCCGGCGGTCACCGAGCTGGTGCGCCGGCAATGGGGCCAGGATCTGATCACCTCCTGGAACGTCCACGACTGGTGGGGCCTGCCGGGACGGGTGGGCGACCAGCTCGCCGGCTTGATAGGCGCGGCCGAGGGCCAGGTGATGTGCGGCGACTCGACCTCGGTCCAGCTCTTTCAGGCGATGACGGCAGCCTGCCGGCTACGGCCCGGACGGTCGACGCTGCTGACCGACGGGGTGAACTTTCCCAGCGACCAGTACCTGGCCGACTCGGTGGGCCAGCTGCTCGGCCTGCGGGTGGTCCGGCTGCATCCGTCGGAGTTGACGGCCTACCTGAGCGAGCACGGCGATCAGGTGGCGGCGGTGTCGTTCTCACTGGTCGACTACCGCACCGGCGAGCTCTTCGACGCCGCCGGGCTGACCCGGGCGACGCAGGCTGCCGGCGCGGTGATGGTCTGGGACCTCTGCCATGCCATCGGCGCGCTGCCGGTCGCGCTGGACGAGATCGGGGCGGACCTGGCGGTCGGCTGCACTTACAAATACCTCAACGGCGGGCCGGGCTCGCCCGCCTTCATCTACATAGCCCACCGGCATCAGCGCCACGTGCAGCTGCCGTTGACCGGCTGGAACGGCCACCGCGAGCCGTTCGGCCTCAACGGCAGTTACGTGCCGGCTGAGTCGATCGAGCAGGCCCGGATCGGCACTCCGGCGCTGCTGTCGATGGCCGCGCTGCAGGCCGCGCTGGCCGCCTTCGACGGGGTGGGCATCGACCGGGTGCGGGCCAAGTCACTGGCCCTGACCCAGCAGGTGATCGAGTTCGCCGACCAGCGACTGGCCCGGTTCGGCGTCGAGGTGGTCACCCCGCGGCGGCCGGAGCTGCGCGGCTCGCAGGTCTCACTGCGGATGCCCGAGGCCTACCAGGTCTGCCAGGCCCTGATCGAGCGTGGCGTCATCGGCGACTTCCGGGCGCCCGACCTGCTGCGACTGGGGTTCACCCCGATGTACCTCAGCTTCACCGAGGTTCACCAGGGCATGCTCACGCTGGCCGAGATCCTGGCCGACGGCAGCTACCGCCAGCCCCGGTTCGCCCAGCGGGCAGCGGTCACCTGA
- the glmU gene encoding bifunctional UDP-N-acetylglucosamine diphosphorylase/glucosamine-1-phosphate N-acetyltransferase GlmU: MTALDASIARPPLTIIILAAGEGSRMKSPALPKVLHSFAGRSMLAHVLAATAGLAAERTAVVIGHRRDEVAAELALLDPSAVPVVQEQQNGTGHAVRIALQQLAADRPVTGAVLVLPGDAPLLSAATLADLLDSHAASAAAATLLTSELADPTGYGRVLRSDDPARPASVARVVEHKDASPDELAVTEVSAGVYAFDAGPLSQAVGRLSTDNAQGEEYLPEVVSIFVAQGLDVRARPAPAEETAGVNDRLQLAAAHRSYNQRLLERHMRDGVRVIDPATCWVDAEVTLAPDVTLKPNVQLHGATRISAGAVIGPDSTLTDTVVGAGSVLTRTVANQARIGAGVTVGPFAYLRPGAELADQVHIGTYVEIKGSDIGVGSKVPHLSYVGDASIGANTNIGAATVFVNYDGVAKHRSTIGDHARTGADNMFVAPVNVGDGAYTAAGSVITSDVPPGDLGVSRTPQRNVAGWVLRRRAGTASAAAAEAAMSSDPAVTGTPAPDQDSPSSTSGSSKA; this comes from the coding sequence GTGACCGCCCTCGACGCCTCGATCGCGCGCCCGCCGCTCACAATCATCATCCTGGCCGCCGGTGAGGGCAGCCGGATGAAGTCCCCGGCGCTGCCCAAGGTGTTGCACTCCTTCGCCGGACGCTCGATGCTCGCCCACGTGCTGGCAGCGACTGCCGGCCTGGCTGCCGAGCGCACCGCGGTGGTGATCGGGCACCGCCGGGACGAGGTCGCCGCCGAACTGGCCCTGCTCGACCCGTCCGCTGTGCCGGTGGTGCAAGAGCAGCAGAACGGCACCGGCCACGCGGTCCGGATAGCGCTGCAGCAGCTGGCCGCCGATCGGCCCGTCACCGGCGCCGTGCTGGTGCTGCCCGGCGACGCGCCGCTGTTGTCAGCGGCCACCCTGGCCGACCTGCTGGACTCCCATGCCGCCAGCGCGGCCGCCGCGACCCTGCTGACCAGCGAGCTGGCCGATCCGACCGGCTATGGCCGGGTGCTCCGGTCTGATGACCCGGCCCGGCCGGCCTCGGTGGCGCGGGTGGTCGAGCACAAGGACGCCAGCCCAGACGAGCTGGCCGTGACCGAGGTCTCGGCCGGGGTCTACGCCTTCGACGCCGGCCCGCTGAGCCAGGCGGTCGGCCGGCTCAGCACCGACAACGCCCAGGGCGAGGAGTACCTGCCCGAGGTCGTCAGCATCTTCGTCGCCCAGGGCCTGGACGTGCGCGCCCGCCCCGCGCCGGCCGAGGAGACCGCCGGCGTCAACGACCGGCTCCAACTGGCCGCGGCGCACCGCAGTTACAACCAGCGGCTGCTGGAGCGGCACATGCGCGACGGCGTCCGGGTGATCGACCCGGCGACCTGCTGGGTGGACGCCGAGGTCACGCTGGCGCCCGACGTCACACTGAAGCCGAACGTCCAGTTGCACGGCGCGACCCGGATCTCCGCCGGCGCGGTGATCGGCCCGGACAGCACCCTGACCGACACCGTGGTGGGGGCGGGCAGCGTGCTGACGCGCACCGTGGCCAACCAGGCCCGGATAGGCGCCGGCGTCACGGTCGGCCCGTTCGCCTACCTCCGGCCCGGCGCCGAACTGGCCGACCAGGTGCACATCGGCACCTATGTCGAGATCAAGGGCTCCGACATCGGCGTCGGAAGCAAGGTTCCGCACCTGAGCTACGTCGGTGACGCCAGCATCGGCGCGAACACCAACATCGGGGCCGCCACCGTGTTCGTCAACTACGACGGCGTGGCCAAGCACCGCTCGACGATCGGCGACCACGCCCGGACGGGCGCGGACAACATGTTCGTGGCCCCGGTCAACGTCGGCGACGGCGCCTACACCGCGGCCGGCTCGGTGATCACCTCCGACGTCCCGCCCGGAGACTTGGGGGTCAGCCGGACCCCGCAACGCAACGTGGCAGGCTGGGTGCTGCGACGTCGGGCCGGAACCGCCTCAGCGGCTGCGGCTGAAGCTGCCATGAGCAGTGATCCGGCGGTCACCGGCACACCTGCGCCGGACCAGGACAGTCCGAGCAGCACGAGTGGGAGCAGCAAGGCATGA
- a CDS encoding ribose-phosphate diphosphokinase: MSNLQVPNRKSMTLFSGRAFPELADEIAGHIGMEITPMTARDFANGEIFVRPEESVRGSDAFVIQSHTTPINHWVMETLILVDALKRASAKRITVVAPFYPYSRQDKKHRGREPISARLIADLLKTAGADRIMSIDLHTAQIQGFFDGPVDHLFALPLLAQYVAETYANENLTVVSPDTGRVRAAEQWADRIGGAPIAFIHKTRDPNVANQVVANRVVGDVVGRLCILADDMIDTGSSVVKAADLLYEAGASDVIIAATHGIFSEPAADRLKNSRVREVIITNTLPLRPEQRFDKLTVISIAPMIARAIKEVFSDGSVTSLFDGRS; this comes from the coding sequence ATGAGCAATTTGCAGGTACCCAACCGCAAGAGCATGACGCTGTTCTCCGGCCGGGCGTTTCCTGAGCTGGCCGACGAGATCGCCGGCCACATCGGCATGGAAATCACCCCGATGACCGCCCGGGACTTCGCCAACGGCGAGATCTTCGTGCGGCCGGAGGAGTCGGTTCGCGGCTCGGACGCGTTCGTGATCCAGTCCCACACCACACCGATCAACCACTGGGTGATGGAGACGCTGATCCTGGTCGACGCCCTCAAGCGCGCGTCGGCCAAGCGGATCACCGTGGTGGCTCCGTTCTACCCTTATTCCCGGCAGGACAAGAAGCACCGGGGCCGCGAGCCGATCTCGGCCCGGCTGATCGCCGACCTGCTCAAGACCGCCGGGGCCGACCGGATCATGTCGATCGACCTGCACACCGCTCAGATCCAGGGCTTCTTCGACGGCCCGGTGGACCACCTGTTCGCCCTGCCGCTGCTGGCCCAGTACGTCGCCGAGACCTACGCCAACGAGAACCTGACCGTGGTCTCCCCCGACACTGGCCGGGTGCGCGCCGCCGAGCAGTGGGCCGACCGGATCGGCGGGGCTCCGATCGCGTTCATCCACAAGACCCGCGACCCCAACGTTGCCAACCAAGTCGTCGCCAACCGGGTCGTCGGCGACGTGGTCGGCCGGTTGTGCATCCTGGCCGACGACATGATCGACACCGGCAGCAGCGTGGTGAAGGCCGCCGACCTGCTGTATGAGGCTGGCGCCTCCGACGTCATCATCGCCGCCACCCACGGGATCTTCTCCGAGCCCGCCGCAGACCGGCTGAAGAACAGCCGGGTCCGCGAGGTGATCATCACCAACACGCTGCCGCTGCGGCCAGAGCAGCGCTTCGACAAGCTGACCGTCATCTCGATCGCGCCGATGATCGCCCGCGCCATCAAGGAAGTCTTCTCAGACGGCTCGGTCACCAGCCTGTTCGACGGCCGCAGTTAG
- a CDS encoding ubiquitin-like domain-containing protein, with translation MHRNLKFGLYGLVLAGLLGGTASWATDNGKTVNLRIDGQDRLVQTAAADVRGVLDAADITVGEHDLIAPELSAKVEDNAAIVIRRGHLLHLTVNGKARDVWVNAVSVDEALRQLGYGAQNLVSVSRSTRLDSAAMRLSVTSPKLVTFKVDGKAVRVSSFGPTLRQALAQAKLRLAPHDQISAKVTSPVRDRQVVKITRVSYKYSVTQQGVPFGTVRQNDPNRAAGSSAVLTAGREGLKQVTYQLRYVDGKLAGRAVYDDHVVRPAVSQRIAVGVKQAPRPAPAPASAPVASGTAQQIAAGMVSARGWGSDQFSCLVSLWNKESGWRTTAANPSGAYGIPQALPGNKMASAGADWQTNASTQITWGLGYIAEVYGTPCSAWAHSQATNWY, from the coding sequence TTGCATCGCAATCTCAAGTTCGGCCTGTACGGCCTGGTACTGGCCGGCCTGCTGGGCGGCACCGCCAGCTGGGCCACCGATAACGGCAAGACCGTCAACCTGCGGATCGACGGCCAGGACCGCCTCGTGCAGACCGCCGCCGCCGACGTCCGGGGAGTGCTGGACGCCGCGGACATCACGGTCGGTGAGCACGATCTGATCGCGCCTGAACTCAGCGCCAAGGTCGAGGACAACGCCGCCATCGTGATCCGCCGGGGTCACCTGCTGCACCTGACGGTCAACGGCAAGGCACGCGATGTCTGGGTGAACGCCGTCTCGGTCGACGAGGCGCTGCGCCAGCTCGGCTACGGCGCTCAGAACCTGGTGTCGGTGTCACGCTCCACCCGGCTGGACAGCGCCGCCATGCGGCTGTCGGTCACCTCGCCCAAGCTGGTCACCTTCAAGGTCGACGGCAAGGCGGTGCGGGTCTCCAGCTTCGGCCCGACCCTGCGCCAAGCGCTGGCCCAGGCCAAGCTGCGGCTCGCTCCGCACGATCAGATCTCGGCCAAGGTGACCAGCCCGGTGCGTGACCGGCAGGTCGTCAAGATCACCCGGGTGTCCTACAAGTACAGCGTGACCCAGCAGGGCGTGCCCTTCGGCACCGTCCGGCAGAACGACCCCAATCGTGCCGCCGGCAGCAGCGCAGTGCTGACCGCCGGCCGCGAGGGCCTCAAGCAGGTGACCTACCAGCTGCGCTACGTCGACGGAAAGCTCGCCGGCCGGGCCGTCTATGACGACCACGTGGTGCGGCCGGCGGTGAGCCAGCGGATCGCGGTCGGCGTCAAGCAAGCCCCGCGCCCGGCCCCGGCTCCGGCAAGTGCGCCGGTGGCCTCAGGCACCGCGCAGCAGATCGCGGCCGGCATGGTGTCGGCCCGCGGCTGGGGCAGCGACCAGTTCTCGTGCCTGGTCAGCCTCTGGAACAAGGAGAGCGGCTGGCGCACCACGGCAGCCAACCCGTCGGGCGCCTACGGCATCCCGCAGGCCCTGCCCGGCAACAAGATGGCTTCGGCCGGCGCTGACTGGCAGACCAACGCCAGCACCCAGATCACCTGGGGCCTGGGCTACATCGCCGAGGTGTACGGCACTCCGTGCAGCGCCTGGGCGCACTCGCAGGCCACCAACTGGTACTGA
- the rsmA gene encoding 16S rRNA (adenine(1518)-N(6)/adenine(1519)-N(6))-dimethyltransferase RsmA, with translation MSELLGPAQIRELAERLGIRPTKTLGQNFVHDPNTIRRIVRAAELEPDEAVLEVGPGLGSLTLELLAVSGQLTAVEIDPRLAAELPATVRRLAPELADRLRVIEADALGVRALDDPQPTALVANLPYNVSVPVLLNLLAALPTIRHGLVLVQLEVADRLAAAPGSKVYGVPSAKLAWYGSAARVGVVPRSVFWPVPNVESGLVRFSRGAPPPTAASRAEVFAVIDAAFAQRRKMLRSALAGWAGSPAAAEAALIKAGVDPTARGETLPVAAFARIAEARTA, from the coding sequence GTGAGTGAGCTGCTGGGTCCGGCCCAGATTCGAGAACTGGCCGAGCGTCTTGGGATACGTCCCACCAAGACGCTCGGCCAGAACTTCGTCCACGACCCGAACACCATCCGCCGGATCGTCCGGGCCGCCGAGCTTGAGCCGGACGAGGCGGTGCTGGAGGTCGGCCCCGGGCTCGGATCGCTCACCCTGGAGCTATTGGCCGTCAGCGGGCAGCTCACCGCTGTGGAGATCGATCCCAGGCTGGCGGCCGAGCTGCCGGCGACGGTGCGCCGGCTCGCCCCGGAGCTTGCCGACCGGCTGCGGGTGATCGAGGCCGACGCGCTGGGCGTCAGGGCGCTGGATGATCCCCAGCCCACCGCGCTGGTGGCCAACCTGCCCTACAACGTCTCGGTGCCAGTGCTGCTCAACCTGCTGGCGGCGCTGCCCACCATCAGGCATGGCCTGGTGCTGGTGCAGCTCGAGGTGGCCGACCGGCTGGCCGCGGCCCCGGGGTCCAAGGTGTACGGCGTGCCCAGCGCCAAGCTGGCCTGGTACGGCTCAGCCGCCCGGGTGGGCGTGGTGCCGCGCTCGGTGTTCTGGCCGGTTCCCAACGTCGAGTCCGGGCTGGTCCGGTTCAGCCGGGGCGCGCCGCCGCCGACCGCCGCCAGCCGGGCCGAGGTGTTCGCGGTGATCGACGCCGCCTTCGCCCAGCGTCGCAAGATGCTGCGCTCGGCGCTGGCCGGCTGGGCAGGCTCGCCGGCTGCTGCCGAGGCGGCGCTGATCAAGGCAGGGGTCGACCCCACGGCCCGGGGGGAGACGCTGCCGGTGGCGGCCTTCGCCCGGATCGCCGAGGCCCGAACCGCCTAG